TGGGCAAGAGATGCCGCAACTCGTCCTCTTCGCCGGAGGAGGTGATGACGGTGAAGCGGCCCAGCTCGCGGAGCCGGTCGACCGTCACCAGATGGTATTCCTTATAGAAGCGAGCGACAGCTCGGCCGAGATCCCGCTCGAAGAGCGTGCGGCGCATCAGGCCGTCCGGGTTCCCCGGAAAATCGAGGATCGCGACTGAGTCAGCCCATTGTGGGCGCGCCTGAATCAGCGGGTACGCCTCGAAGCGCCGCGCGAACACGACCGGCTGGTGCGCGGCGAGCGACCGCTGGACGATATCGATCACCAAGGCGGCGGTATCGTCGTCCTGCCGCGTGACTCGTCGCAGCGCGTTGAGCTCGAGGCAGCCGACGACGAGCAGTGAGGCGATCGCGATTCCGGTCGTCAGCCGCCCCCACCGCTGCCGAAGCGGCAGGGCAGCCAACGCCGTGACAAGGGCGATCGGAATGACGACGGGAAGCATGTACCGCTCGATGAGGACGGACTGCATCGCCACGGACATCACGACCAGGACAACGGGATAAGCCAACAGCGCGAGAACCGGGCGCGGCGTGCACAGTGTTCCGGCCGACGAAGACTCGGTCCCTACATCTTCGCACTGCGCCTCCGTCCCCGTTCCAGGCCTCCGCACCCCGCCTCCGTTCTCGCGGCGCCAGGACCAAATCCTCAGGAGGGCGTACACAACTAGGAGCACGCTCCCCGGAACGAGGACGATCCGACGAAGTTGCACTGCTATGGTAGTAAGGCTCGCCGAGTCGATCCACGTCGGAACGCTCAGGATGTGACGTTGGCTGAGAATCAAGGGAACACAGAGCGCCAACGTCAGAAGTCCGGTCACCATGGGCAGCAGATGATTCCACCGCCGGGCCGGATCGGATCGCGTCTCCACGATGGCGGGCAGAGAGACGAGGACCAGCGCGAACACTCCCAGCCAATGAGCCGTCACGACCAGCGCCGCCAGCACGCAGCCCACGAGGCGGGCGGGCCATGATCGCGTGCGGGTCGGCGCCACGGTGTACACGCAGAACCAGGCAATCGCGGCGAGCCAGAATCCGTACATCCTGACTTGCCACATCTGCACGACCACGAACGGATGCACGGCGGCGGCGAGCACCCCGACGGCCGCGCGGGCTGGTTCGACGAAGAACCGGCATACCATATAGATGCCGGCCAGCGCCAGGAGCATCATCCCGGCGGTGATGAGCCGAAGCTCGGAGACCGACCCTCCCACCAGATGCGCGACCGGCCACGTGCCAAAGTAGAAGGCCGGACCGTTGGTGTCGGCGCCGCCGTGGATCGCGGCCAGCATGTGTTGGAGCCGAGGGTCATTGAGCAGCAGGCTGGTGACGCTCTCGTCCAGCCACATGGGGTGGGAGACGACGAACGAGTTGCCGGTGATCCCGACTTCGGCCGCCGTCAGCGCGGCGAGCACAGCAAACGCGAACAGCACCTCGAGTGATGCGGGCCGGGTCGCCCCCGCGGGCGTGCCGAAGCGTCCGGTGGTACCGGTGGCCGGGCGCTTTGGCGCGACGAACTGGCCTTTCGCCACCGGAGTGGTGTCGTGCTCCGCCCGCATCGCTCACCGCCGGCAAAGGAATCGTCATCCTAAATAGCGATGCTGAATACACCAAAACAAAGCAAACTTTCCTATAACTCACGAGTATCACGCGTAGATTGCCACGCGATTCGACACTCATGGGTTTCGCCAAGGGAAAGTCCTGGTGGGTGTCGGCCGGCGTCGCCGGAGGGGCGGCGGCGGCATGGATCGGTCTGGCGATCGCCTGCTTCCCCCGCGTCAGCGGGTCGCACGCTCAGGATCTGTCGTTGTACCGGCGGGCGGCGCAGCGCGTGCTCGCCGGCCAGATCCCGTATCGCGACTTCGGCATCGAGTATCCACCGCTCGCGCTGCTTCCCATCACGCTGCCCGAGTGGGTGCTGGGCCGAGGAGCGCCGACAGCCCGCTACGCTCTCGCGTTCCTCCTCCTGAACGCCGTCTGGTCCGTCGCGCTGGGGGCGTGCATCTGGGCCGCCGCTCGACGTTGGGTCTCCGCGGAACGTTCGCTGGCCGCCGCGGGCATGTACGCATTGCTCGCGTTCGTCGGCGCGCCGCTCTTTCCCTGGCGCTTCGATCTCTTCCCGACGTTGCTCTCGGCGCTGAGTCTCGTGCTGGTCATGAAGGGCCGCCCCGCGGCAGCCGGCATCTCGCTCGGCGCGGGCGTCGCGGCCAAGCTCTATCCGATCGTCTTTCTACCGATCTTCGTCGCGTGGTACCTGGCGCGCGGCGAGCGGGGACGGGCGCTGCGATTCATGGTGTGCACGTTCGCCGCGACGACGCTCATCTGTGCGCCCTTCGTGTGGGCGGCGCGGGCCGACTTCCTCTCTTTTTTGAGGTATCACCAGCTACGGGGCCTGCAAATCGAGAGTGCGTCCGCCGGACTTCTGATGTTGGGACACACCCTTGGTGTGGGCGGCGTTTCCATCGTCGAAAACTTCGGCGCGATTCACCTGCTGTCCCCGACGTCCGCCGGAGTGATCCGCTGGCTCCTGCCGGCGTTCGTCGCCGGATGGTCCGCCGTCGCGTTCCTGGCCTTTTCTCGGTTTCGAAACGAACGCTCGAGCGGCAGGGCGGCGAGCGATCAAACGCTCGCCGGATACGCGCTGGTCGCGCTGCTCGTGTTCATGCTGACCAACAAGGTCCTGTCGCCGCAGTATGTGATTTGGCTTCTCCCGTTCATCGCGCTCTTGCCCGCGCCGGAGTACGCGCTCGGTCTCGCCGCCACGGTGCTGACGATCGTGATCTTTCCATATGGCTACGATCGCTTGTTGCGGATGGAGATGCCGGTCGTTCTCCTGCTCAACGCGCGCAATCTCCTTTGGGCTGTGCTGGCTGCGACGATTCTATGGCGATTGCGTCCGCGGCACGGTTGTCGGTGACTCCGGTGCGGTTCGCCGTGGCGCGCGCCGCTCCTCGCGCCAGTCGGGATCTACGACACGGTACTGCAACGATTTCGCGGAAACACCACGGATTTTCGCGGAGGAGCATCTTTTTGGAACTGCGGCCGGTGTCGCTTTGGCCCGCCGCCGGTTGCTGCGCCGCAGTTCGTTGTCCCAAAGCCTTTGCTGTTTCCGCCTAGTCCGTGGTTTGTCCGCGCAATCGTTGCAGTACCGAAGCGCAGTTACGGCCCACTTGAATTGGTGTGAGTCGCGTGCGGCCACGAAGCAGGGCGAAACTACTTTGACGCAGACAGCGCAGACTGGAACGACAATGACGCAGATTGACAGCTAGAACAATGACGCGCCGCACCGGCACTGTTTTTGGTCCGCGCCCTATTCTGACCAGTACACTTGCATGCGGCGATCTACGGGATTCGAGACCTGTTGCGGTTGGCGACGTCGCCGCCCTGACACACGCGAGGGCAGTCTCGGCGTTCGGCAGTCTCGGCGTTCGGCAGTCTCGGCGTTCGGCAGTTTCGCCGTTTCGGCGTTCGGCAGTCTCGGCGTTCGGAAGTCTCGGTCTTCGGCAGTTTCGGCATTCGGCCCCTCTCTGGCCGTTACTAAGGGGCTCTCGCCCCCTCGATACTCGCTCCTCCCTGCAACAGCGTCACCTTCGTCGCCTTGCCTCCTTCCATAGTGAACGTGAACCGCAGCGCCGGATCAAACGCGACCCCAAAGGCAAAGTTGCCCAGGTAATTGATTTCGTTCGCGCTCTGGCCCTGCGCCTGGGCCATGAGACGCGTGCCGTCGAGGAAGAACTTGATGGGCAACGACTGCCCGGTGGGCAGTTGCAACGTGTACGAGCCGACGATCGCGTCGCGATCGGCGGGCGAGAGCGCGGGCGCGGTCCCTCTCGCCGGAGCAGCCCCCGCGGCAACGAGTGCTTCTCCGTACGCGGCGCGAAGCAGGTTCTGCACCAGCCGCTGCGGCGACTCTCGATCGTAATTCGTAAATACTACGATGCTCAGGCTGTCGTCGGCGACGTACGCCGCCGCCGTCGCGAACCCGGGAATGCCGCCGGTATGC
The sequence above is drawn from the Gemmatimonadaceae bacterium genome and encodes:
- a CDS encoding glycosyltransferase 87 family protein, whose product is MGFAKGKSWWVSAGVAGGAAAAWIGLAIACFPRVSGSHAQDLSLYRRAAQRVLAGQIPYRDFGIEYPPLALLPITLPEWVLGRGAPTARYALAFLLLNAVWSVALGACIWAAARRWVSAERSLAAAGMYALLAFVGAPLFPWRFDLFPTLLSALSLVLVMKGRPAAAGISLGAGVAAKLYPIVFLPIFVAWYLARGERGRALRFMVCTFAATTLICAPFVWAARADFLSFLRYHQLRGLQIESASAGLLMLGHTLGVGGVSIVENFGAIHLLSPTSAGVIRWLLPAFVAGWSAVAFLAFSRFRNERSSGRAASDQTLAGYALVALLVFMLTNKVLSPQYVIWLLPFIALLPAPEYALGLAATVLTIVIFPYGYDRLLRMEMPVVLLLNARNLLWAVLAATILWRLRPRHGCR